In one window of Erwinia tasmaniensis Et1/99 DNA:
- the yjjJ gene encoding type II toxin-antitoxin system HipA family toxin YjjJ produces the protein MSELTTLLLQGPLDAASLQARLGISQATLSRLIKAQPQVLKYGRARATRYALLRPLREVSQFPLWQIDSVGQAHAAGQLYRVWPAGSCVVQDANASWRYYPGLPWYLSDMRPQGFLGRLWGRDCARLLGLPEDIRQWNDDHCLLALSSRGADVTGSWLIGQHSYQQWLQRSDPAAVLLADKATCYPRLAGQVLAGEQPGSSAGGEQPKFASLAELPDGSLAPVLVKFTPARTNENSQRWCDLLRAEALALRLMQQHGLAAARATVIAADSGQLFLEVVRFDREGENGRRSMVSLEAVQAEFIGHPNHWPAALRQLVQQKRLSEHDAQRGILQWAFGRLIANGDMHAGNLSFFLNDGGLGLTPAYDMLPMSFAPNSAGYMRDGAVALRLDDGVSQQQWQTALEMAGEFWQSISAEGAFSAGFRQLAAEMQQQLSGLAARIARMA, from the coding sequence ATGAGCGAACTGACAACACTGTTGTTACAGGGGCCGCTGGATGCCGCCAGCCTTCAGGCACGGCTCGGCATCAGCCAGGCCACGCTGTCCCGCCTGATTAAGGCCCAGCCGCAGGTGCTGAAATACGGCCGCGCCCGCGCCACGCGCTATGCCCTGCTGCGACCGCTGCGCGAGGTCAGTCAGTTTCCATTGTGGCAGATAGATAGCGTCGGACAGGCTCATGCCGCCGGGCAGCTTTATCGCGTCTGGCCAGCGGGAAGCTGTGTGGTGCAGGATGCGAACGCCAGCTGGCGCTACTATCCCGGATTACCCTGGTATTTAAGCGATATGCGCCCGCAGGGCTTTCTCGGACGGCTATGGGGGCGCGACTGCGCACGGCTGCTGGGGCTGCCGGAAGATATTCGCCAGTGGAACGACGACCATTGTCTGCTGGCACTGAGCAGCCGCGGGGCCGATGTCACCGGCAGCTGGCTGATTGGTCAGCACAGCTATCAGCAGTGGCTGCAACGGTCGGATCCAGCGGCGGTGTTGCTGGCTGATAAGGCCACCTGTTATCCACGGCTGGCTGGTCAGGTTCTGGCAGGTGAGCAGCCCGGTTCATCGGCGGGGGGCGAACAGCCTAAATTTGCCAGCCTGGCGGAGCTGCCCGACGGCAGTCTGGCCCCTGTGTTAGTCAAATTTACCCCGGCACGCACCAACGAAAACAGCCAGCGCTGGTGCGATTTGCTTCGTGCCGAGGCGTTGGCGCTGCGGCTGATGCAGCAACACGGGCTGGCCGCAGCACGGGCGACGGTGATAGCGGCTGATAGCGGTCAGCTGTTCCTTGAAGTGGTGCGCTTTGACCGCGAGGGTGAAAACGGACGGCGCAGCATGGTCTCGCTGGAGGCGGTGCAGGCAGAATTTATCGGTCACCCGAATCACTGGCCAGCGGCGTTACGGCAGCTGGTACAGCAGAAACGTCTGAGCGAGCATGATGCGCAGCGCGGCATTTTACAGTGGGCGTTTGGTCGCCTGATTGCCAACGGCGATATGCACGCCGGTAATCTGTCGTTTTTTCTGAACGACGGCGGCTTAGGGTTAACGCCAGCATACGACATGCTGCCGATGAGCTTCGCGCCGAACAGCGCCGGTTATATGCGTGACGGCGCCGTGGCGCTGCGGCTTGATGACGGCGTGAGCCAGCAGCAGTGGCAAACCGCGCTGGAAATGGCCGGGGAGTTCTGGCAGTCAATCAGCGCAGAGGGTGCTTTCAGTGCGGGCTTCCGCCAGCTGGCCGCGGAGATGCAGCAGCAGCTGTCAGGGCTGGCCGCGCGCATCGCGCGCATGGCCTGA
- the deoD gene encoding purine-nucleoside phosphorylase, whose product MATPHINAEMGDFADVVLMPGDPLRAKHIADTFLQDAVEVNNVRGMLGYTGTYKGRKISVMGHGMGIPSCSIYAKELITEFGVKKIIRVGSCGAVRTDVKLRDVVIGMGACTDSKVNRMRFKDHDFAAIADFDMVRNAVDAAQALGVKARVGNIFSADLFYTPDPQMFDVMEKYGVLGVEMEAAGIYGVAAEFGAKALAICTVSDHIRTHEQTTAAERQTTFSEMIEIALESVLLGDKA is encoded by the coding sequence ATGGCTACGCCTCATATTAACGCTGAGATGGGTGATTTCGCTGACGTGGTGCTGATGCCCGGCGATCCGCTGCGTGCTAAACATATTGCTGACACCTTCCTGCAGGACGCGGTAGAAGTGAACAACGTGCGCGGCATGCTGGGTTATACCGGTACCTATAAAGGCCGCAAAATCTCGGTTATGGGACACGGTATGGGCATACCTTCCTGCTCAATCTATGCCAAAGAACTGATCACTGAATTCGGCGTGAAGAAGATCATTCGCGTTGGCTCATGTGGCGCGGTGCGCACCGACGTGAAGCTGCGTGATGTGGTGATTGGTATGGGTGCCTGCACCGATTCCAAAGTGAACCGTATGCGTTTTAAAGACCACGATTTCGCAGCGATTGCTGATTTCGACATGGTACGCAACGCGGTAGATGCGGCGCAGGCGCTGGGCGTCAAAGCCCGCGTGGGCAACATCTTCTCTGCCGACCTCTTCTACACGCCGGACCCGCAGATGTTTGACGTGATGGAGAAATACGGTGTTCTCGGCGTAGAGATGGAAGCCGCCGGTATTTACGGCGTAGCGGCAGAGTTTGGCGCCAAAGCGCTGGCGATTTGCACCGTGTCCGACCATATCCGTACCCACGAGCAGACCACTGCCGCCGAGCGTCAGACCACCTTCAGCGAGATGATTGAGATCGCGCTGGAGTCGGTTCTGCTGGGCGACAAAGCGTAA
- a CDS encoding YtjB family periplasmic protein, which translates to MAKAKIKFRLHRTAIVLICLALLVILMQGASWFSLSHQAARSEQVEELAHTLTRQVAWSLTPLMDNPDDNQQRIADTLNQLTNASRILDISLYDGSGNLVAHSGENINVRDRLALDGQRAGSYFNHQIVQPLESKDGPSGFLRVTLDTHVLVTEVKQVDNTTNILRLMMLLALAIGIILTRTLLRDRRTRWQQSPFLLTANNPVKEDDDEDNQEDDRESSDAASATTEKKTD; encoded by the coding sequence ATGGCAAAAGCCAAAATCAAATTTCGCCTGCACCGTACGGCGATCGTGCTGATCTGCCTTGCGCTACTGGTTATACTTATGCAGGGCGCATCGTGGTTCAGTCTCAGCCACCAGGCGGCACGTTCCGAACAGGTTGAGGAGCTGGCGCATACGCTGACCCGCCAGGTGGCCTGGAGTCTGACGCCGCTGATGGATAACCCGGACGACAACCAGCAAAGGATCGCCGACACGCTGAACCAGCTGACGAACGCAAGCCGTATCCTTGATATTTCTTTGTATGATGGATCGGGTAACCTGGTGGCGCACAGCGGTGAAAACATTAACGTGCGCGATCGCCTGGCGCTCGACGGGCAGCGCGCCGGCAGCTATTTCAATCATCAGATTGTCCAACCGCTGGAGAGCAAAGACGGCCCCAGCGGTTTCCTGCGCGTCACGCTGGACACCCACGTGTTGGTCACCGAGGTTAAGCAGGTGGATAACACCACTAATATCCTGCGCCTGATGATGCTGCTGGCGCTGGCTATCGGCATTATTCTCACCCGCACGCTGCTGCGCGACCGCCGCACGCGCTGGCAGCAGTCACCCTTCCTGCTCACCGCCAATAACCCGGTGAAAGAAGATGATGATGAAGACAATCAGGAAGACGATCGAGAGAGCAGTGACGCCGCATCGGCGACCACGGAAAAAAAGACCGACTAG
- the deoB gene encoding phosphopentomutase: MKRAFIMVLDSFGIGSSKDAEKFGDKGSDTLGHIAEACFRGEADKGRKGPLHLPNLTALGLGKAAEASSGKFPPGLDKNAEIIGAYAYASELSSGKDTPSGHWEIAGVPVLFDWGYFSDTENSFPQELLDLLVEKANLPGYLGNCHSSGTVILDQLGAEHMKSGKPIFYTSADSVFQIACHEETFGLERLYALCEIAREALTEGGYNIGRVIARPFVGDKPGHFERTGNRHDLAVEPPAPTVLKKLVDEQGGEVISVGKIADIYAHVGITKKVKATGLDALFDATVGEMKSAPDNSIVFTNFVDFDSAWGHRRDIPGYAAGLELFDRRLPELMALVKEGDILILTADHGCDPSWPGTEHTREHIPVLIFGPGVRPGDYGYRDTFADIGQTLAHYFGLSPMAYGKPFF, from the coding sequence GCTCGGATACCCTCGGGCATATCGCCGAGGCATGCTTCAGGGGCGAAGCAGACAAGGGGCGTAAAGGCCCGCTCCACCTTCCCAATCTGACCGCATTAGGCTTAGGCAAAGCGGCAGAGGCCTCAAGCGGGAAATTTCCGCCAGGCCTGGATAAAAACGCCGAAATCATCGGCGCTTACGCCTATGCCAGCGAACTTTCCTCCGGCAAAGACACGCCGTCAGGCCACTGGGAAATTGCCGGCGTGCCGGTGCTGTTTGACTGGGGCTACTTTAGCGATACCGAGAACAGTTTCCCGCAGGAGCTGCTCGATTTGCTGGTGGAAAAAGCCAATCTGCCCGGCTATCTCGGTAACTGCCACTCGTCGGGAACGGTGATCCTCGACCAGCTTGGCGCAGAGCATATGAAGAGCGGAAAACCGATTTTCTATACCTCGGCCGACTCGGTGTTCCAGATTGCCTGTCATGAAGAGACTTTTGGTCTTGAACGCCTTTACGCGCTGTGTGAAATAGCCCGCGAGGCGCTGACCGAAGGCGGTTACAACATTGGCCGCGTGATTGCCCGTCCGTTTGTTGGCGATAAGCCGGGCCACTTTGAGCGCACCGGCAACCGCCACGATCTGGCGGTAGAACCTCCGGCACCGACCGTGTTGAAAAAGCTGGTCGATGAGCAGGGCGGAGAAGTGATCTCCGTCGGTAAAATCGCCGATATCTACGCCCATGTTGGCATCACTAAAAAGGTGAAGGCCACCGGCCTGGACGCGCTGTTTGACGCTACGGTGGGCGAAATGAAAAGCGCGCCGGATAACAGCATCGTGTTCACCAACTTCGTCGATTTTGATTCGGCGTGGGGGCATCGCCGGGATATCCCTGGCTATGCGGCAGGGCTGGAGCTGTTCGATCGCCGCCTGCCGGAGCTGATGGCGCTGGTGAAAGAGGGGGATATTCTGATCCTGACCGCCGATCATGGCTGCGACCCAAGCTGGCCCGGAACCGAGCACACGCGTGAGCATATCCCGGTGCTTATCTTCGGGCCGGGCGTCAGGCCGGGTGACTATGGCTATCGTGATACATTTGCCGATATTGGCCAGACGCTTGCCCACTATTTTGGCCTGTCGCCGATGGCTTACGGCAAACCATTCTTCTAA
- the radA gene encoding DNA repair protein RadA, translating to MAKAVKRAFVCNECGADYPRWQGQCSACHAWNTITEVRLAASPTVARNERLTGYAGSAGPSRVQKLSEISLDELPRFSTGFKEFDRVLGGGVVPGSAILIGGNPGAGKSTLLLQTLCKLAEGMKTLYVTGEESLQQVAMRAHRLGLPTANLNMLSETSIEQICLIAEQEQPKLMVIDSIQVMHMADIQSSPGSVAQVRETAAYLTRFAKTKGVAIVMVGHVTKDGSLAGPKVLEHCIDCSVLLDGDADSRFRTLRSHKNRFGAVNELGVFAMTEQGLREVSNPSAIFLSRGDEITSGSSVMVLWEGTRPLLVEIQALVDHSMMGNPRRVAVGLEQNRLAILLAVLHRHGGLQMADQDVFVNVVGGVKVTETSADLALMLSMVSSLRDRPLPQDLVVFGEVGLAGEIRPVPSGQERISEAAKHGFRRAIVPAANVPKKPPENMKVFGVKKLADALAILDDL from the coding sequence TTGGCCAAAGCGGTAAAGCGTGCCTTTGTTTGTAATGAATGCGGCGCAGATTATCCACGCTGGCAGGGGCAATGCAGTGCCTGCCATGCCTGGAATACTATCACCGAAGTGCGCCTGGCGGCATCGCCCACCGTGGCACGTAATGAACGCCTGACGGGGTATGCCGGCAGCGCCGGGCCCAGCCGCGTGCAGAAACTGTCGGAAATCAGCCTTGATGAACTGCCGCGTTTCTCGACCGGTTTTAAAGAGTTTGACCGGGTGCTGGGCGGCGGCGTGGTGCCGGGCAGTGCCATCCTGATCGGCGGTAATCCCGGTGCCGGGAAAAGTACCCTGTTGCTGCAAACCCTGTGCAAACTGGCCGAAGGGATGAAAACCCTGTACGTCACCGGGGAGGAGTCGCTGCAACAGGTGGCGATGCGCGCCCATCGGCTGGGATTACCCACCGCCAACCTGAACATGCTGTCGGAAACCAGCATAGAGCAGATCTGCCTGATCGCCGAGCAGGAGCAGCCGAAGCTGATGGTGATCGACTCGATCCAGGTGATGCACATGGCGGATATCCAGTCCTCCCCCGGCAGCGTTGCCCAGGTGCGTGAAACCGCCGCTTACCTGACGCGCTTTGCCAAAACCAAAGGGGTGGCTATTGTGATGGTCGGCCACGTCACCAAAGATGGCTCGCTGGCAGGACCTAAAGTCCTGGAGCACTGTATTGACTGTTCGGTACTGCTGGATGGCGATGCCGACTCGCGCTTTCGTACCCTGCGCAGCCATAAAAACCGTTTTGGTGCGGTCAATGAGCTGGGCGTATTTGCGATGACCGAGCAGGGGCTGCGCGAAGTCAGTAATCCATCGGCCATCTTCTTAAGCCGGGGGGATGAAATTACCTCCGGTAGCTCGGTGATGGTGCTGTGGGAAGGAACGCGTCCGCTGCTGGTCGAAATCCAGGCGCTGGTAGATCACTCCATGATGGGTAATCCCAGGCGTGTCGCCGTAGGCCTGGAGCAGAACCGTCTGGCGATCCTGCTGGCGGTACTGCACCGCCACGGCGGCCTGCAAATGGCCGACCAGGACGTGTTCGTCAACGTGGTCGGCGGGGTCAAAGTGACGGAAACCAGCGCCGATCTGGCGCTGATGCTGTCGATGGTCTCCAGCCTGCGCGATCGCCCACTGCCACAGGATCTGGTGGTATTTGGTGAAGTGGGGCTGGCGGGAGAAATACGTCCGGTACCCAGCGGGCAGGAGCGTATTTCCGAAGCGGCTAAACATGGATTTCGCCGTGCTATCGTGCCTGCTGCAAACGTGCCGAAGAAGCCGCCGGAAAATATGAAAGTGTTCGGTGTGAAGAAGCTGGCCGATGCGCTGGCCATCCTTGACGACCTATAA
- the serB gene encoding phosphoserine phosphatase yields the protein MPNSLTWCDLPAEVSLWPGLPLSLSGDEVMPLDYRAGRSGWLLYGRQLDKACLTAYQHQLGAAMVIVSAWVVEDYQVVRLAGSLTPLATRLAHDAGLDVAPLGRIPHLKTPGLLVMDMDSTAIEIECIDEIAKLAGSGEQVAEVTERAMRGELDFAASLRQRVATLKDADANILKTVRDELPLMPGLTSLVQKLQALGWHVAIASGGFTWFAEYLRDTLHLSAAVANELEIRDGKLTGEVLGDIVDAQYKADTLRKLATRFAISPQQTVAVGDGANDLPMIKASALGIAYHAKPKVNQQSEFIIRHADLMGVFCILSGSLIHEER from the coding sequence ATGCCAAATAGTCTGACCTGGTGCGACCTGCCTGCTGAAGTCTCTCTCTGGCCGGGGTTACCTCTTTCTTTAAGCGGCGATGAGGTCATGCCGCTTGATTACCGTGCGGGCCGCAGCGGCTGGCTGCTGTACGGGCGTCAACTCGACAAAGCCTGCCTTACCGCCTATCAGCATCAGCTGGGCGCGGCGATGGTGATTGTTAGCGCCTGGGTGGTGGAAGACTATCAGGTGGTGCGCCTTGCCGGTTCACTCACGCCGCTGGCGACCCGTCTGGCGCATGATGCCGGCCTGGACGTTGCGCCGCTTGGCCGTATTCCGCACCTGAAAACGCCGGGTTTGCTGGTGATGGATATGGACTCGACGGCGATTGAAATCGAATGTATCGACGAGATAGCCAAACTGGCGGGCAGTGGCGAGCAGGTTGCCGAGGTGACCGAGCGCGCAATGCGCGGCGAGCTGGACTTTGCCGCCAGTCTGCGCCAGCGCGTGGCAACGCTGAAAGATGCGGATGCAAATATCCTGAAGACCGTACGCGATGAGCTGCCGCTGATGCCGGGGCTGACTTCCCTGGTGCAAAAGCTTCAGGCGCTGGGCTGGCACGTGGCGATTGCCTCCGGTGGTTTCACCTGGTTTGCCGAATATCTGCGTGATACGCTGCATCTGTCGGCGGCGGTGGCCAATGAGCTGGAAATCCGCGACGGTAAACTGACCGGCGAAGTGCTGGGCGATATTGTCGATGCACAATATAAAGCGGATACCCTGCGAAAGCTGGCGACGCGTTTTGCTATTTCGCCGCAGCAGACGGTTGCCGTTGGCGATGGTGCCAACGATCTGCCGATGATTAAAGCCTCGGCGCTCGGCATTGCTTACCATGCCAAGCCGAAGGTTAACCAGCAGAGCGAATTCATTATCCGTCATGCGGACCTGATGGGGGTGTTCTGCATCCTCAGCGGTAGTCTGATCCACGAAGAGCGTTAA